A region from the Clavibacter sp. A6099 genome encodes:
- the thrS gene encoding threonine--tRNA ligase: MVDAAQPDIHDEAAPAETTGQPVEVTEAGTGFTLFSDRAVVAMRIDGELKDLAAEVAPGDVVEPVRIDSPDGLAILRHSAAHVMAQAVQQINPEAKLGIGPPVTDGFYFDFDVAEPFTPEDLKAISKNMERIIRQGQRFTRRVVSEEEARELMAAEPYKLELIGLKGGSSEELGEDGESVEVGGAELTVYENVDGKTGEVFWRDLCRGPHLPSTRMVGNGWALSRVAAAYWRGSEKNPQLQRIYGTAWPTKDELRAYQGRIEEALKRDHRRLGAELDLFSFPDEIGSGLAVFHPKGGIIRREMEDYSRRRHEDGGYEFVYSPHITKSNLFETSGHLDFYKDGMFPAMHLDEARNAEGEITRQGADYYLKPMNCPMHVLIYRSRQRSYRELPLRLFEFGTVYRNEKSGVIHGLTRVRGMTQDDAHIFTTRERMADELKGTLEFVLSLLRDYGLDDFYLELSTKDPEKFVGSDEVWEEATETLRQVAVDTGLELVPDPAGAAFYGPKISVQARDAIGRTWQMSTIQLDFNLPERFGLEYTANDGTRKQPVMIHRALFGSIERFFGVLTEHYAGAFPVWLSPVQVVGIPVAEDYEEYLGGVLDRLRAEGVRTQLDTSDDRMPKKIRTHTKARVPYQLIAGEDDRAAGSVSFRFRDGTQVNGVPVAEAVERITGAIARREQVVTAWPV, translated from the coding sequence GTGGTAGACGCCGCCCAGCCCGACATCCACGACGAGGCCGCGCCCGCGGAGACGACCGGGCAGCCGGTCGAGGTGACGGAGGCGGGCACCGGGTTCACCCTCTTCAGCGACCGCGCCGTCGTCGCCATGCGCATCGACGGGGAGCTCAAGGACCTCGCGGCGGAGGTCGCCCCGGGCGACGTCGTCGAGCCCGTGCGGATCGACTCGCCCGACGGCCTCGCGATCCTCCGCCACTCGGCGGCGCACGTCATGGCGCAGGCCGTGCAGCAGATCAACCCGGAGGCGAAGCTCGGCATCGGCCCGCCCGTCACCGACGGCTTCTACTTCGACTTCGACGTCGCCGAGCCCTTCACGCCCGAGGACCTCAAGGCCATCTCCAAGAACATGGAGCGCATCATCCGGCAGGGCCAGCGCTTCACGCGCCGCGTCGTCTCCGAGGAGGAGGCCCGCGAGCTCATGGCCGCGGAGCCCTACAAGCTCGAGCTGATCGGCCTCAAGGGCGGATCCAGCGAGGAGCTGGGCGAGGACGGCGAGTCGGTCGAGGTCGGCGGCGCGGAGCTCACGGTGTACGAGAACGTCGACGGGAAGACCGGCGAGGTCTTCTGGCGCGACCTGTGCCGCGGCCCCCACCTGCCGAGCACGCGCATGGTCGGCAACGGCTGGGCGCTCTCGCGCGTCGCCGCCGCCTACTGGCGCGGATCCGAGAAGAACCCGCAGCTGCAGCGCATCTACGGCACGGCGTGGCCCACCAAGGACGAGCTGCGCGCGTACCAGGGCCGCATCGAGGAGGCGCTGAAGCGCGACCACCGCCGCCTCGGCGCGGAGCTCGACCTCTTCTCCTTCCCCGACGAGATCGGCTCGGGCCTCGCGGTCTTCCACCCGAAGGGCGGCATCATCCGCCGCGAGATGGAGGACTACTCGCGTCGTCGGCACGAGGACGGCGGCTACGAGTTCGTGTACTCGCCGCACATCACGAAGTCGAACCTGTTCGAGACGAGCGGCCACCTCGACTTCTACAAGGACGGCATGTTCCCCGCCATGCACCTCGACGAGGCGCGGAACGCGGAGGGCGAGATCACCCGCCAGGGCGCGGACTACTACCTCAAGCCCATGAACTGCCCGATGCACGTGCTGATCTACCGCTCGCGCCAGCGCTCGTACCGCGAGCTGCCGCTGCGCCTGTTCGAGTTCGGCACGGTGTACCGCAACGAGAAGTCCGGGGTCATCCACGGCCTCACCCGCGTGCGCGGCATGACGCAGGACGACGCCCACATCTTCACGACCCGCGAGCGCATGGCGGACGAGCTGAAGGGCACGCTGGAGTTCGTGCTGTCGCTCCTGCGCGACTACGGCCTCGACGACTTCTACCTCGAGCTGTCCACGAAGGACCCGGAGAAGTTCGTCGGATCCGACGAGGTCTGGGAGGAGGCCACCGAGACGCTCCGCCAGGTCGCGGTCGACACGGGCCTCGAGCTCGTGCCGGATCCCGCGGGCGCCGCGTTCTACGGCCCCAAGATCTCCGTCCAGGCGCGCGACGCCATCGGGCGCACGTGGCAGATGTCCACGATCCAGCTCGACTTCAACCTGCCCGAGCGCTTCGGCCTCGAGTACACGGCGAACGACGGCACGCGGAAGCAGCCGGTGATGATCCACCGTGCGCTGTTCGGATCCATCGAGCGCTTCTTCGGCGTGCTCACCGAGCACTACGCGGGCGCGTTCCCGGTGTGGCTGTCGCCCGTGCAGGTCGTCGGCATCCCGGTGGCCGAGGACTACGAGGAGTACCTCGGCGGCGTCCTCGACCGGCTCCGCGCCGAGGGCGTGCGCACGCAGCTCGACACCTCGGATGACCGCATGCCCAAGAAGATCCGCACCCACACCAAGGCGCGCGTGCCGTACCAGCTCATCGCGGGCGAGGACGACCGGGCGGCCGGATCCGTGAGCTTCCGCTTCCGCGACGGCACGCAGGTCAACGGCGTGCCCGTGGCGGAGGCCGTCGAGCGGATCACGGGCGCGATCGCCCGACGCGAGCAGGTGGTGACCGCGTGGCCCGTCTGA
- a CDS encoding sugar-binding transcriptional regulator: MVDGIAHERTQDALRAAHLYYMQDLTMEAIARELGTSRSSVSRLLSFARETGLVDIQIRSPLDLATVLGEQLHERYGVVAHVVPVPDQTSDVDRVDRVALSAARMLTQYVDSNMVVGVAWGSTVSAVSRYLVPKPTHNTLVVQLNGAGNVRTTGIMYASEILRRFGQAYGATVQQFPVPAFFDDPATKQALWRERSTKRVLELQERMDMVLFGVGSPVALVPSHVYSGGYLERSDQRALDADGVVGDVSTVFFREDGSSADIAINARASGPDLATIRKAPRRVCVVAGASKARSVRGALAAGLVTDIVLDEGTARALLT; this comes from the coding sequence ATGGTCGACGGCATCGCGCACGAGCGCACCCAGGACGCCCTGCGCGCGGCGCACCTCTACTACATGCAGGACCTGACGATGGAGGCCATCGCGCGCGAGCTCGGGACGAGCCGCTCGTCGGTGTCGCGGCTCCTCTCCTTCGCCCGGGAGACGGGGCTCGTGGACATCCAGATCCGGTCGCCGCTCGACCTCGCCACGGTGCTGGGGGAGCAGCTGCACGAGCGCTACGGCGTGGTCGCGCACGTGGTGCCGGTGCCCGACCAGACGAGCGACGTCGACCGCGTCGACCGGGTGGCGCTCTCGGCTGCACGGATGCTCACCCAGTACGTCGACTCGAACATGGTCGTCGGCGTCGCGTGGGGCTCGACCGTGAGCGCGGTGAGCCGCTACCTCGTGCCGAAGCCGACGCACAACACCCTCGTGGTGCAGCTCAACGGGGCCGGCAACGTGCGCACCACGGGGATCATGTACGCGAGCGAGATCCTCCGCCGGTTCGGGCAGGCGTACGGCGCCACGGTGCAGCAGTTCCCGGTGCCGGCGTTCTTCGACGACCCGGCCACCAAGCAGGCGCTGTGGCGCGAGCGGAGCACGAAGCGCGTTCTCGAGCTGCAGGAGCGGATGGACATGGTGCTGTTCGGCGTCGGATCGCCGGTCGCGCTCGTGCCCAGCCACGTCTACTCGGGCGGCTACCTCGAGCGGTCCGACCAGCGCGCGCTCGACGCGGACGGCGTGGTGGGCGACGTCTCCACGGTCTTCTTCCGGGAGGACGGGTCGTCGGCCGACATCGCGATCAACGCGCGGGCGAGCGGCCCGGACCTCGCGACCATCCGCAAGGCGCCTCGGCGCGTGTGCGTCGTCGCCGGCGCATCCAAGGCGCGGAGCGTGCGCGGTGCGCTGGCGGCGGGGCTCGTCACGGACATCGTCCTGGACGAGGGGACGGCACGCGCGCTGCTGACCTGA
- the pdxS gene encoding pyridoxal 5'-phosphate synthase lyase subunit PdxS: MTDTNTTGQVGSSRVKRGLAEMLKGGVIMDVVNAEQARIAEDAGAVAVMALERVPADIRSQGGVARMSDPDLIDQIKAEVSIPVMAKARIGHFVEAQVLQSLEVDYIDESEVLSPADYVNHIDKWGFTVPFVCGATTLGEALRRITEGAAMIRSKGEAGTGDVSEATKHIRTIKSEIRALSALTHDEIYVAAKELQAPYDLVLEVARTGQLPVVLFTAGGVATPADAAMMMQLGADGVFVGSGIFKSGNPVARAKAVVTATALFNDPDAIAEASRGLGEAMVGINVADVPAPHRLAERGW, encoded by the coding sequence ATGACTGACACCAACACCACCGGACAGGTCGGCTCGAGCCGCGTCAAGCGCGGACTCGCGGAGATGCTCAAGGGCGGCGTCATCATGGACGTCGTCAACGCCGAGCAGGCGCGCATCGCGGAGGACGCGGGAGCGGTCGCCGTCATGGCGCTCGAGCGCGTGCCGGCCGACATCCGCTCGCAGGGCGGCGTCGCCCGCATGAGCGACCCCGACCTCATCGACCAGATCAAGGCCGAGGTGTCCATCCCCGTGATGGCGAAGGCGCGCATCGGCCACTTCGTCGAGGCGCAGGTCCTGCAGTCCCTCGAGGTCGACTACATCGACGAGTCCGAGGTGCTGAGCCCGGCCGACTACGTGAACCACATCGACAAGTGGGGCTTCACCGTCCCCTTCGTCTGCGGTGCCACGACGCTCGGCGAGGCGCTCCGCCGCATCACCGAGGGCGCGGCAATGATCCGCTCCAAGGGCGAGGCGGGCACGGGCGACGTCTCCGAGGCCACCAAGCACATCCGCACCATCAAGTCCGAGATCCGCGCGCTCAGCGCCCTCACGCACGACGAGATCTACGTCGCCGCCAAGGAGCTGCAGGCGCCGTACGACCTCGTGCTCGAGGTGGCGAGGACGGGCCAGCTGCCCGTCGTCCTCTTCACCGCGGGCGGCGTCGCCACCCCGGCCGACGCCGCGATGATGATGCAGCTCGGCGCCGACGGCGTGTTCGTCGGATCCGGCATCTTCAAGTCGGGCAACCCGGTGGCTCGGGCCAAGGCCGTCGTCACCGCGACCGCGCTGTTCAACGACCCCGACGCCATCGCCGAGGCGTCGCGCGGCCTGGGCGAGGCGATGGTCGGGATCAACGTCGCCGACGTCCCCGCCCCGCACCGCCTCGCCGAGCGTGGCTGGTAG
- the pdxT gene encoding pyridoxal 5'-phosphate synthase glutaminase subunit PdxT, protein MAGSTAAPHVDGPLVGVLSLQGDVREHVRVLEGFGARTRLVRQPKDLPGLSGLVIPGGESTVMDKLSRQFGIARPLREAIEDGLPVYGTCAGLIMLADEIVDAIHDQRSIGGLDVSVRRNAFGSQTASFEVDLDVPALGGPPVHAVFIRAPVVASVGPAASTLASLDDGRVVAVRQGALLGTSFHPEVTGDLRFHRLFLDMVEDAGRTL, encoded by the coding sequence GTGGCTGGTAGCACCGCGGCTCCGCACGTCGACGGCCCTCTCGTGGGCGTCCTCTCGCTGCAGGGTGACGTCCGCGAGCACGTGCGCGTCCTCGAGGGCTTCGGCGCCCGGACGCGGCTCGTGCGCCAGCCGAAGGACCTCCCGGGCCTCTCCGGGCTCGTGATCCCCGGCGGCGAGTCGACGGTGATGGACAAGCTGTCGCGCCAGTTCGGGATCGCGCGGCCGCTGCGTGAAGCCATCGAAGACGGCCTGCCCGTCTACGGGACGTGCGCCGGGCTCATCATGCTGGCCGACGAGATCGTCGACGCGATCCACGACCAGCGCAGCATCGGCGGCCTCGACGTCTCGGTGCGGCGGAACGCGTTCGGATCCCAGACGGCGTCCTTCGAGGTCGACCTCGACGTGCCCGCGCTGGGTGGCCCGCCTGTGCACGCCGTCTTCATCCGCGCACCCGTGGTCGCGTCGGTCGGGCCGGCAGCGTCGACGCTCGCCTCGCTCGACGACGGCCGGGTCGTGGCCGTGCGGCAGGGCGCGCTCCTCGGCACCTCGTTCCACCCGGAGGTCACGGGCGACCTCCGGTTCCACCGCCTCTTCCTCGACATGGTCGAGGACGCGGGCCGCACTCTCTGA
- a CDS encoding HIT family protein: MSDHEPAGDDERGEVRVDDPGHLAGVPDEFQRLWTPHRMVYIQKGQQPDRDECPFCIAPSMSDEDALIVARGEHAYVLLNLFPYNSGHLLVCPYRHIATYDLASPDEVSEIGSLTQTAMRVVREVSRNDGYNIGMNQGQVAGAGIAEHLHQHIVPRWGQDANFLPIIAKTKALPQLLGDVRASIAAAWPAPAGE, translated from the coding sequence ATGTCGGACCACGAGCCCGCGGGAGACGACGAGCGTGGAGAGGTGCGCGTCGACGACCCCGGCCACCTCGCGGGCGTCCCGGACGAGTTCCAGCGCCTGTGGACCCCGCACCGCATGGTCTACATCCAGAAGGGCCAGCAGCCGGATCGCGACGAGTGCCCGTTCTGCATCGCGCCGTCGATGTCGGACGAGGATGCGCTCATCGTCGCGCGGGGCGAGCACGCTTACGTGCTGCTCAATCTCTTCCCGTACAACAGCGGCCACCTGCTCGTCTGCCCGTATCGTCACATCGCGACCTACGACCTCGCGAGCCCCGATGAGGTCTCCGAGATCGGATCCCTCACGCAGACCGCCATGCGGGTCGTGCGCGAGGTGTCGCGGAACGACGGCTACAACATCGGCATGAACCAGGGGCAGGTGGCGGGCGCCGGCATCGCCGAGCACCTGCACCAGCACATCGTGCCGAGGTGGGGGCAGGACGCGAACTTCCTGCCGATCATCGCGAAGACCAAGGCGCTGCCGCAGCTGCTGGGCGACGTGCGCGCATCCATCGCCGCAGCCTGGCCCGCCCCCGCGGGCGAATAG
- a CDS encoding YebC/PmpR family DNA-binding transcriptional regulator: MSGHSKWATTKHKKAIIDSRRAKSFAKLIKNIEVAAKIGGADMSGNPTLVDAVQKAKKTSVPNDNIDRAVKRGAGLLGEVVDYQTIMYEGYAANGVAMLVECLTDNKNRAAAEVRTAMSRNGGTMADPGSVAYNFHRKGVIAVPHADAPTEDDVLAAVLDAGAEDVTDHGEVFEIRCEPSDMVAVRQALQDAGIDYDSADVEFVPQVKVEVDLETARKVNKLVDAMEDLDDVQNIYVNSDVPADVQAALDDDDEE, encoded by the coding sequence GTGTCCGGACATTCCAAGTGGGCGACCACGAAGCACAAGAAGGCGATCATCGACTCGCGGCGCGCCAAGTCGTTCGCGAAGCTGATCAAGAACATCGAGGTCGCGGCGAAGATCGGCGGCGCCGACATGTCCGGCAACCCGACCCTCGTGGACGCGGTGCAGAAGGCCAAGAAGACCAGCGTCCCGAACGACAACATCGACCGGGCGGTGAAGCGCGGAGCGGGGCTGCTCGGCGAGGTCGTCGACTACCAGACGATCATGTACGAGGGCTACGCAGCCAACGGCGTCGCGATGCTCGTCGAGTGCCTCACCGACAACAAGAACCGCGCGGCCGCCGAGGTCCGCACGGCCATGAGCCGCAACGGCGGCACGATGGCCGACCCGGGCAGCGTCGCCTACAACTTCCACCGCAAGGGCGTCATCGCGGTGCCGCACGCCGATGCCCCGACCGAGGACGACGTGCTCGCGGCGGTCCTCGACGCGGGCGCCGAGGACGTGACCGACCACGGCGAGGTGTTCGAGATCCGCTGCGAGCCGTCCGACATGGTCGCCGTGCGCCAGGCGCTGCAGGACGCGGGCATCGACTACGACTCCGCCGACGTGGAGTTCGTGCCGCAGGTCAAGGTCGAGGTCGACCTCGAGACCGCCCGCAAGGTCAACAAGCTCGTCGACGCCATGGAGGACCTGGACGACGTGCAGAACATCTACGTCAACAGCGACGTGCCCGCCGACGTGCAGGCCGCGCTGGACGACGACGACGAGGAGTAG